A genomic segment from Hypanus sabinus isolate sHypSab1 chromosome 8, sHypSab1.hap1, whole genome shotgun sequence encodes:
- the LOC132398453 gene encoding NADH dehydrogenase [ubiquinone] 1 alpha subcomplex subunit 5-like isoform X2: MTTGLVGLAVAQNPLEQLKILYTRVLTVLESIPPEAAYRKYTEQIINERFNMIKTENNIQKIEDKINCGQIEEIISQAESELSLAKKMAKWKPWEPLIEEAPHNQWKWPI; the protein is encoded by the exons ACCACTGGACTGGTGGGTCTTGCTGTGGCCCAGAATCCTCTTGAG caatTGAAAATTTTGTACACAAGAGTCCTCACAGTACTTGAGTCAATCCCTCCAGAAGCAGCTTATAGGAAATACACTGAGCAGATCATCAATGAAAGATTTAACATGATCAAAACA GAGAATAATATTCAAAAAATAGAAGACAAAATCAACTGTGGCCAGATAGAAGAAATTATTTCACAG GCTGAGAGTGAACTTTCTCTTGCAAAGAAAATGGCCAAGTGGAAACCTTGGGAGCCATTAATAGAAGAAGCCCCTCACAACCAATGGAAATGGCCAATTTAA
- the LOC132398453 gene encoding NADH dehydrogenase [ubiquinone] 1 alpha subcomplex subunit 5-like isoform X3, whose translation MAGVLKKTTGLVGLAVAQNPLEQLKILYTRVLTVLESIPPEAAYRKYTEQIINERFNMIKTAESELSLAKKMAKWKPWEPLIEEAPHNQWKWPI comes from the exons ACCACTGGACTGGTGGGTCTTGCTGTGGCCCAGAATCCTCTTGAG caatTGAAAATTTTGTACACAAGAGTCCTCACAGTACTTGAGTCAATCCCTCCAGAAGCAGCTTATAGGAAATACACTGAGCAGATCATCAATGAAAGATTTAACATGATCAAAACA GCTGAGAGTGAACTTTCTCTTGCAAAGAAAATGGCCAAGTGGAAACCTTGGGAGCCATTAATAGAAGAAGCCCCTCACAACCAATGGAAATGGCCAATTTAA
- the LOC132398453 gene encoding NADH dehydrogenase [ubiquinone] 1 alpha subcomplex subunit 5-like isoform X4 has protein sequence MAGVLKKTTGLVGLAVAQNPLEENNIQKIEDKINCGQIEEIISQAESELSLAKKMAKWKPWEPLIEEAPHNQWKWPI, from the exons ACCACTGGACTGGTGGGTCTTGCTGTGGCCCAGAATCCTCTTGAG GAGAATAATATTCAAAAAATAGAAGACAAAATCAACTGTGGCCAGATAGAAGAAATTATTTCACAG GCTGAGAGTGAACTTTCTCTTGCAAAGAAAATGGCCAAGTGGAAACCTTGGGAGCCATTAATAGAAGAAGCCCCTCACAACCAATGGAAATGGCCAATTTAA
- the LOC132398453 gene encoding NADH dehydrogenase [ubiquinone] 1 alpha subcomplex subunit 5-like isoform X1: MAGVLKKTTGLVGLAVAQNPLEQLKILYTRVLTVLESIPPEAAYRKYTEQIINERFNMIKTENNIQKIEDKINCGQIEEIISQAESELSLAKKMAKWKPWEPLIEEAPHNQWKWPI, translated from the exons ACCACTGGACTGGTGGGTCTTGCTGTGGCCCAGAATCCTCTTGAG caatTGAAAATTTTGTACACAAGAGTCCTCACAGTACTTGAGTCAATCCCTCCAGAAGCAGCTTATAGGAAATACACTGAGCAGATCATCAATGAAAGATTTAACATGATCAAAACA GAGAATAATATTCAAAAAATAGAAGACAAAATCAACTGTGGCCAGATAGAAGAAATTATTTCACAG GCTGAGAGTGAACTTTCTCTTGCAAAGAAAATGGCCAAGTGGAAACCTTGGGAGCCATTAATAGAAGAAGCCCCTCACAACCAATGGAAATGGCCAATTTAA